One uncultured Hyphomonas sp. genomic region harbors:
- the infB gene encoding translation initiation factor IF-2, which produces MSDTKDTGGNTGGRKPLTVSRKTSGTVKQSFSHGRSKQVVVETKKRRTVGPGGSEGSGPAPASGGGKAKGEATLEQKLKAIAAQRGITVAELIAQQKALAEQKNKQNARAKEIEKDKAAQERLRSEQERKLQEQKEREEAEARRKAEEEARKAAEAAEKERAERAPKSSSRAKADFQPAPDGAPPAADDGGGRSKRSKSGRDDRNDRSRSDAPSRGGRGGDSRRRGKLTITSALGDDADRQRSLASVRRARERERERRGGGGDQREKVSVEVTLPETITLQDLAGRMNERVADVVKFMIQQGEMLRGNDIIDADTAELIAEEFGHTVKRVAESDVEIGLEGAEDDPKDLEPRPPIVTIMGHVDHGKTSLLDALRKTDVVSGEAGGITQHIGAYQVKLKSGERITFLDTPGHAAFTAMRARGATATDIAIIVVAADDSVMPQTIESINHAKAAGVPIIIAVNKSDLETANPDKVLTDLLQHDVQVESMGGETQAVAVSAKTGMGLDELTDAISLQAELLELKANPKRDADGIVVESQLDKGRGPVATVLVKRGTLQRGDIVVAGTQWGKVRALVDERGQQLKDAGPSQPVEVLGLDGAPDPGEAFVVVDTEARAREITDYRIRTKRQVAGKAGVAARASLDQLLTKLKEGSVETSELPVVVKGDVQGSVEAISQSLDKLSTEEVRARVIHGAVGGISESDVLLAKSSEAPIFAFNVRANKQARELAEKEGVEIRYYSVIYDLIDDVKATLSGMLAPEKRETFIGYAEILEVFNITKVGKVAGCKISEGKVLRGCGVRLLRDDVVIHEGKLKTLKRFKDEVNEVTAGMECGMAFERYDDIRVGDKIECFQVEEIARTLD; this is translated from the coding sequence ATGAGCGATACGAAAGACACTGGTGGCAATACGGGCGGGCGCAAGCCGCTCACTGTTTCCCGCAAGACATCGGGTACGGTGAAGCAGAGCTTCAGCCATGGCCGGTCCAAACAGGTCGTCGTGGAGACGAAGAAGCGCCGGACGGTCGGTCCTGGCGGATCTGAAGGGTCCGGTCCCGCGCCTGCGTCCGGAGGCGGAAAGGCCAAGGGCGAAGCGACGCTTGAACAGAAGCTGAAGGCCATCGCGGCCCAGCGTGGCATCACCGTTGCCGAACTGATCGCGCAGCAGAAAGCGCTGGCCGAACAGAAGAACAAGCAGAACGCGCGCGCAAAAGAGATCGAGAAAGACAAGGCAGCTCAGGAGCGCCTCCGGTCCGAACAGGAGCGCAAGCTTCAGGAACAAAAAGAACGCGAAGAGGCTGAAGCCCGCCGCAAGGCTGAGGAAGAAGCCCGCAAGGCAGCAGAAGCGGCCGAGAAGGAACGCGCTGAACGGGCGCCCAAGTCCTCCTCCCGCGCGAAGGCGGACTTCCAGCCGGCGCCGGATGGCGCCCCGCCGGCGGCAGACGATGGCGGTGGCCGCAGCAAGCGCAGCAAGTCCGGCCGTGACGACCGCAATGACCGTTCGCGCAGTGACGCGCCGTCCCGCGGTGGACGCGGTGGCGACTCCCGCCGCCGTGGCAAGCTGACCATTACATCCGCACTTGGCGATGATGCCGACCGTCAGCGGTCGCTGGCATCGGTCCGCCGGGCCCGCGAACGTGAACGCGAACGCCGCGGTGGCGGCGGCGATCAGCGCGAAAAAGTGTCCGTCGAGGTCACGCTGCCCGAAACCATCACGCTGCAGGATCTGGCCGGCCGGATGAACGAACGCGTCGCCGATGTCGTGAAGTTCATGATCCAGCAGGGCGAGATGCTGCGCGGCAACGATATTATCGATGCTGACACCGCCGAACTGATCGCCGAGGAATTCGGCCACACGGTGAAGCGTGTCGCCGAGTCCGATGTCGAGATCGGTCTGGAAGGGGCAGAGGACGATCCGAAGGATCTGGAACCGCGCCCGCCGATCGTGACGATCATGGGCCATGTCGACCACGGCAAGACCTCGCTGCTCGACGCCCTTCGCAAGACCGATGTGGTCTCGGGCGAAGCGGGCGGCATTACCCAGCACATCGGTGCCTATCAGGTGAAGCTGAAGTCGGGCGAGCGGATTACCTTCCTCGACACGCCGGGCCACGCGGCCTTCACGGCGATGCGGGCACGTGGTGCAACGGCAACCGATATTGCGATCATTGTTGTGGCTGCCGACGACTCGGTGATGCCGCAGACGATTGAATCCATCAATCACGCCAAGGCGGCCGGTGTTCCGATCATCATCGCGGTGAACAAGAGCGATCTTGAGACCGCCAATCCGGACAAGGTGCTGACAGACCTGCTGCAGCACGACGTTCAGGTTGAGAGCATGGGCGGTGAAACCCAGGCGGTTGCCGTGTCTGCCAAGACCGGTATGGGCCTTGATGAGCTGACCGACGCCATCTCTCTGCAGGCTGAACTGCTTGAGCTGAAAGCCAATCCGAAGCGGGACGCAGACGGCATCGTGGTCGAAAGCCAGCTCGACAAGGGCCGCGGCCCGGTTGCAACCGTGCTGGTGAAACGCGGCACGCTGCAGCGCGGTGACATTGTCGTCGCCGGCACCCAGTGGGGTAAGGTCCGCGCCCTGGTCGACGAGCGCGGCCAGCAGCTGAAAGATGCAGGCCCGTCCCAGCCAGTCGAAGTGCTCGGCCTCGATGGGGCGCCCGATCCGGGCGAAGCCTTCGTGGTTGTCGACACCGAAGCCCGCGCCCGCGAAATCACGGATTACCGTATCCGGACGAAGCGTCAGGTTGCCGGCAAGGCCGGTGTGGCCGCGCGTGCGTCGCTGGATCAGCTGCTGACCAAGCTGAAGGAAGGCTCTGTCGAAACATCCGAACTGCCGGTCGTCGTCAAAGGCGACGTGCAGGGTTCGGTCGAGGCGATCAGCCAGTCGCTGGACAAATTGTCCACCGAGGAAGTCCGTGCCCGCGTCATTCACGGCGCTGTCGGCGGTATCTCCGAGAGCGATGTGCTGCTGGCGAAATCGTCCGAAGCCCCGATCTTCGCGTTCAATGTCCGCGCCAACAAGCAGGCGCGTGAACTTGCCGAGAAGGAAGGCGTGGAAATCCGGTATTACTCGGTGATCTACGATCTGATCGACGATGTGAAGGCAACCCTGTCGGGCATGCTGGCACCGGAGAAACGCGAAACCTTCATCGGCTATGCCGAAATCCTGGAAGTCTTCAACATCACCAAGGTCGGCAAGGTTGCCGGCTGCAAGATCTCCGAAGGCAAGGTGCTTCGCGGTTGCGGCGTCCGTCTGCTGCGCGACGATGTCGTGATCCACGAAGGCAAGCTGAAGACGCTGAAGCGCTTCAAGGATGAAGTGAACGAAGTCACCGCCGGTATGGAATGCGGCATGGCGTTCGAACGCTATGACGACATCCGCGTCGGCGACAAGATCGAGTGCTTCCAGGTTGAAGAAATTGCAAGGACGCTCGACTAA
- the rbfA gene encoding 30S ribosome-binding factor RbfA — translation MARKAAPPGMPSQRQLRAGELVRHALTDILSREAFRDPDLEQVMITVGEVRCSPDLKHANIFVSPLGDDSEEGRTKLANALNRAAGFLRGRLGREVDLRYTPELHFIADKSYDDATAIDRLLMDPKVRRDVEGQ, via the coding sequence ATGGCCCGTAAAGCAGCCCCGCCCGGCATGCCGTCCCAGCGCCAGCTGCGCGCTGGTGAACTCGTGCGCCATGCTCTGACAGACATTCTTTCCCGTGAAGCGTTCCGGGATCCGGACCTTGAACAGGTCATGATCACGGTCGGGGAGGTGCGCTGCTCACCTGACCTCAAGCATGCGAACATCTTTGTTTCGCCACTCGGTGACGATTCCGAGGAGGGGCGGACAAAGCTGGCCAACGCGCTGAACCGGGCTGCCGGTTTCCTGCGCGGGCGTCTCGGCCGGGAAGTGGACCTGCGCTATACGCCGGAGCTGCACTTTATCGCCGACAAATCCTATGATGACGCGACCGCGATCGATCGTCTCCTGATGGACCCCAAGGTCCGCCGGGACGTCGAAGGCCAATAG
- a CDS encoding energy transducer TonB: MVLSLSLPARADMPAGTISGFNEAVQSDDPAVIVAAASQMGATAIAHPEDPQAAAAAFEAANQLCLRGACADAVPMVTFLSQREESPPVSQAEFDVLAAFATWSASDAGAAADDAFRAALAANEAAQPSLLTVTAFEAFYVPATQTSDWAEITSRTRMAASHLKPVRDLVPDRWAVAELLSATADFNENRDFASYDKISDLAAWLRGKRRDEALKEPLRSLEYQAMAWRNALGAFFRSYDNVSFSNVSRDGRFKYQDEFDQAEERAEAILAEFPEAMSGEPPFCSGKVVKPPRPTYPSSAIRKGYVGAVLLGIDFEDGKVSNIEVLASIPDDTFAKASVRGMKTFRWKFDEVQEEPGCTRTKQTAMIYPFEYVMR, encoded by the coding sequence ATGGTTTTGTCCCTGTCCCTGCCGGCCCGGGCAGACATGCCGGCAGGGACGATCTCCGGTTTCAATGAGGCGGTCCAGTCCGATGACCCGGCGGTGATCGTCGCCGCAGCCAGTCAGATGGGCGCGACCGCGATCGCGCATCCGGAAGACCCGCAGGCGGCAGCTGCGGCATTCGAAGCGGCCAACCAGCTCTGCTTGCGCGGCGCCTGTGCCGATGCGGTGCCTATGGTGACCTTCCTGAGCCAGCGGGAAGAAAGCCCGCCGGTGAGCCAGGCTGAATTCGACGTGCTGGCGGCTTTCGCGACCTGGTCGGCCAGCGATGCGGGCGCCGCAGCAGACGATGCGTTCCGCGCCGCGCTTGCCGCAAATGAGGCGGCCCAGCCCAGCCTCCTGACCGTGACGGCGTTCGAGGCGTTCTATGTGCCGGCCACACAGACCTCGGACTGGGCTGAGATTACGTCGCGAACCCGTATGGCGGCATCCCATCTGAAGCCGGTCCGGGATCTGGTGCCGGACCGGTGGGCCGTCGCCGAGCTCCTCTCTGCCACCGCAGATTTCAACGAGAACCGGGATTTTGCCTCTTATGACAAGATCAGCGATCTTGCGGCATGGCTGCGCGGCAAGCGCCGCGATGAGGCACTGAAGGAGCCGTTACGGTCGCTTGAGTATCAGGCCATGGCGTGGAGAAATGCGCTCGGCGCGTTCTTCCGCTCCTATGACAATGTCAGTTTCAGCAATGTCAGCCGGGATGGGCGGTTCAAATATCAGGATGAATTCGATCAGGCAGAAGAAAGGGCCGAAGCGATCCTGGCAGAATTTCCAGAGGCCATGTCCGGTGAGCCGCCTTTCTGTTCCGGCAAAGTGGTCAAGCCGCCAAGGCCGACATATCCCAGCAGTGCAATCCGCAAGGGCTATGTCGGCGCAGTCCTGCTCGGGATCGATTTCGAGGATGGCAAGGTCAGCAATATTGAAGTGCTTGCGTCCATTCCGGATGACACATTTGCGAAAGCCTCGGTCAGGGGAATGAAGACGTTCCGCTGGAAATTCGATGAGGTGCAGGAGGAACCAGGTTGCACCCGCACGAAGCAGACAGCCATGATCTATCCCTTCGAATATGTGATGCGCTGA
- the nusA gene encoding transcription termination factor NusA — translation MSAIGVSANRLEILQIAKAVAEEKSIDQNIVIEAMQEAIEKAAKAKYGQEHDIRATIDPVTGEQTLLRVLTVVSDEDFEDEAKQLRLAEAKKIDASLEIGGELTEELPPFDFGRVAAQTAKQVIMQKVRDAERERQYNEYKDRVGEVISGVVKRVEYGHVIVDLGRAEGIIRRNDGIPRENFQPNDRVRAYLYKVSRETKGPQIFLSRAAPEFMVKLFAQEVPEVYEGVIEIKACARDPGSRAKIGVISNDSSIDPVGACVGMRGARVQAVVGELSGEKIDIIPWSYDDATFIVNALQPAEVSKVVLDEEERRVEVVVADDQFPLAIGRRGQNVRLASQLSGWQIDLVTETADSERYQREFQERTELFMKALDADETLAQLLASEGFETVEEIAYVAPEDFISIEGFDEDVAAELQERAREYLERLAAENDAKRKELGVEDAVMELEGMNPSFAVRLGEEGVQTLDDVAGLVPDDITGWREPGPDGKPVWVEGILKKGEMRKDDAQMFIMKARVAAGWIEADAIDQMIAAQQEAEAPQELTEEERALLALNTLDGGAEEEIDLGDLGDLGDIDLDALAAEGGDDEAAPKE, via the coding sequence ATGAGCGCTATCGGCGTTTCAGCCAACAGGCTCGAAATTCTGCAGATCGCCAAGGCCGTGGCCGAGGAAAAGTCGATCGATCAGAACATCGTCATCGAGGCGATGCAGGAAGCGATCGAAAAGGCTGCCAAGGCGAAATACGGCCAGGAGCATGACATCCGCGCCACCATCGACCCGGTGACCGGTGAGCAGACCCTGCTGCGCGTCCTGACCGTCGTGTCCGACGAGGACTTCGAAGACGAAGCCAAGCAGCTGCGTCTTGCCGAAGCCAAGAAAATCGATGCGTCGCTCGAGATCGGCGGTGAGCTGACCGAAGAGCTGCCGCCTTTCGATTTCGGCCGTGTCGCTGCTCAGACCGCCAAACAGGTCATCATGCAGAAAGTGCGCGATGCCGAGCGGGAGCGTCAGTACAATGAATACAAGGACCGCGTCGGCGAAGTTATCTCCGGCGTCGTCAAGCGCGTCGAATATGGCCATGTGATCGTGGACCTTGGCCGCGCCGAAGGCATCATCCGCCGCAATGACGGCATCCCGCGCGAGAACTTCCAGCCGAACGACCGCGTGCGCGCCTATCTCTACAAGGTCTCCCGCGAGACCAAGGGCCCGCAGATCTTCCTGTCGCGCGCTGCGCCGGAATTCATGGTCAAGCTGTTCGCCCAGGAAGTGCCGGAAGTCTATGAAGGCGTGATCGAGATCAAGGCCTGTGCCCGCGATCCGGGTTCCCGCGCCAAGATCGGCGTGATCTCCAACGACTCTTCGATCGATCCGGTCGGCGCCTGTGTCGGTATGCGCGGTGCGCGCGTGCAGGCTGTTGTGGGTGAGCTGTCGGGCGAGAAGATCGACATCATCCCCTGGAGCTATGACGACGCGACCTTCATCGTGAACGCGCTGCAGCCGGCCGAAGTGTCGAAAGTGGTGCTGGACGAGGAAGAGCGCCGTGTGGAAGTCGTCGTTGCCGACGACCAGTTCCCGCTGGCCATCGGCCGCCGCGGCCAGAACGTGCGTTTGGCCTCTCAGCTGAGCGGCTGGCAGATCGACCTAGTAACCGAAACCGCCGACTCCGAGCGTTACCAGCGCGAATTCCAGGAGCGGACCGAACTGTTCATGAAGGCGCTCGACGCCGACGAGACGCTGGCCCAGCTGCTGGCATCGGAAGGCTTCGAGACGGTCGAAGAAATCGCCTATGTGGCGCCGGAAGACTTCATCTCGATCGAAGGCTTCGACGAAGATGTTGCGGCCGAGCTTCAGGAACGTGCCCGCGAATATCTCGAGCGCCTGGCCGCCGAAAACGACGCCAAGCGCAAGGAGCTGGGTGTCGAGGATGCGGTGATGGAGCTGGAAGGCATGAACCCGTCCTTCGCGGTTCGCCTCGGCGAGGAAGGCGTGCAGACGCTGGACGATGTGGCTGGCCTGGTGCCGGACGACATCACCGGCTGGCGCGAGCCGGGCCCGGACGGCAAGCCGGTCTGGGTCGAGGGCATCCTCAAGAAGGGCGAAATGCGCAAGGATGACGCCCAGATGTTCATCATGAAGGCCCGCGTTGCCGCAGGCTGGATTGAAGCCGACGCCATCGATCAGATGATCGCCGCACAGCAGGAAGCCGAAGCCCCGCAGGAGCTGACCGAGGAAGAGCGCGCACTGCTCGCCCTCAACACGCTCGACGGCGGTGCTGAAGAGGAAATCGACCTCGGTGACCTTGGCGACTTGGGCGACATCGACCTTGATGCACTTGCAGCGGAGGGCGGCGATGACGAAGCCGCACCCAAAGAGTGA
- the rimP gene encoding ribosome maturation factor RimP → MIALTEQERRILSLVTPVAESLGMEIVRLRIQGGRRPHLQIMAEKEGGAPTDVEDCARLSRAIGPVMEAEDPIKEAYTLEVSTPGIDRPLTREGDFARWIGHLAKVELARPIDGRRRFTGVITAEDEDGAHIELDDEVELVAHVHEMSRASLILTDELIEAARAAGNLPPQPDEDDLGDLEIDETEDNTDSNEETGDVT, encoded by the coding sequence ATGATCGCCCTGACCGAACAGGAACGCCGCATTCTCAGCCTCGTCACGCCCGTGGCCGAGTCGCTGGGCATGGAGATCGTGCGCCTGCGCATTCAGGGCGGGCGGCGCCCGCACCTTCAGATCATGGCCGAAAAAGAGGGCGGCGCCCCGACCGATGTCGAGGATTGCGCACGCCTGTCCCGGGCCATCGGTCCGGTCATGGAAGCTGAAGACCCGATCAAGGAAGCCTATACGCTGGAGGTTTCGACCCCCGGCATCGACCGGCCCCTGACCCGGGAAGGGGACTTTGCCCGCTGGATCGGTCATCTGGCCAAGGTGGAACTGGCGCGCCCGATCGATGGCCGCCGCCGCTTTACCGGCGTGATCACGGCGGAAGATGAGGACGGCGCGCATATCGAGCTGGACGACGAGGTCGAGCTGGTCGCGCACGTCCATGAGATGAGCCGTGCCAGCCTCATCCTGACCGATGAGCTGATCGAAGCGGCCCGCGCGGCTGGCAATCTGCCGCCGCAACCTGATGAAGACGACCTCGGCGATCTTGAGATCGACGAGACAGAAGACAACACAGACTCCAACGAAGAGACGGGAGACGTCACATGA
- a CDS encoding YcxB family protein: MTEPLTVAGLLTEKDVRKLTRLARGGTVGPTAVYYAGVTAPIISASMSVLMRNAMIMVGASPYWQWLIAALVAAFAGIAWYLIFIRWSYRHAHGRDTETSLETQIDLEDAALIVRRGGIETRADWASVSDVSASGGHITVRLTGTAPLIIPYNWFGKNKPARQAFLARLKEKAHPDGP; encoded by the coding sequence ATGACTGAACCGCTCACTGTCGCCGGCCTGCTGACCGAAAAAGATGTCAGGAAACTGACACGGCTGGCGCGTGGCGGAACGGTTGGGCCGACAGCGGTTTACTATGCCGGTGTCACGGCGCCGATCATTTCGGCCAGCATGTCCGTCCTGATGCGCAATGCGATGATCATGGTCGGTGCCAGTCCTTACTGGCAATGGCTGATCGCCGCGCTGGTCGCGGCCTTTGCCGGGATTGCCTGGTACCTGATCTTCATTCGCTGGTCCTATCGCCATGCTCATGGACGCGACACCGAAACGTCGCTGGAGACGCAGATTGATCTGGAAGATGCCGCACTGATCGTCCGGCGCGGCGGGATCGAAACCCGCGCAGACTGGGCAAGTGTTTCGGACGTGTCCGCATCCGGAGGGCATATCACGGTCCGGCTCACAGGGACGGCACCGCTGATCATTCCCTATAACTGGTTTGGAAAGAACAAACCCGCGCGCCAGGCATTTCTGGCCCGGCTCAAAGAGAAGGCTCACCCTGATGGCCCGTAA
- the trmB gene encoding tRNA (guanosine(46)-N7)-methyltransferase TrmB, whose protein sequence is MTETSDNQGGKEGRDAAARPIRTFGRIGGRALSARQQALVDDLLPRLQVPEGLRDPEELFPGRKEIWLEIGFGGGEHLAEQARRNPDVGLIGCEPFIEGMAKLLTQVDADGLSNVRLRMDDARPLIDGLAPGSLSRVFIMFPDPWPKKRQQKRRLIQPDFLDSLHRACRTGARLRFATDVASYADEALWRFLQHGGFRWLAERADDWRCPPHDHVTTRYETKKLGDCAPVWYDFEIV, encoded by the coding sequence ATGACCGAGACTTCAGACAATCAGGGCGGTAAAGAGGGCCGCGATGCGGCGGCCCGCCCCATCCGGACGTTTGGCCGTATTGGCGGGCGGGCCCTGTCGGCGCGCCAGCAGGCACTGGTCGACGATCTGTTGCCGCGGCTGCAGGTTCCGGAAGGCTTGCGCGATCCGGAGGAACTGTTCCCCGGACGGAAGGAAATCTGGCTGGAGATCGGCTTTGGTGGCGGGGAGCATCTCGCCGAACAGGCCCGCCGAAATCCGGATGTCGGCCTGATCGGGTGCGAGCCTTTCATCGAAGGCATGGCAAAGCTGCTGACCCAGGTCGATGCGGACGGGCTCAGCAATGTCCGTTTGCGGATGGATGATGCGCGCCCGCTGATTGACGGGCTTGCCCCCGGCAGCCTGTCCCGCGTCTTCATCATGTTCCCGGACCCCTGGCCGAAGAAGCGCCAGCAGAAGCGCCGCCTGATCCAGCCGGACTTCCTGGACAGCCTGCACCGGGCCTGCCGGACCGGGGCGCGCCTGCGCTTTGCGACCGATGTGGCGAGTTATGCCGATGAGGCGCTGTGGCGGTTTCTGCAGCATGGCGGCTTCCGCTGGCTGGCGGAACGTGCCGACGATTGGCGCTGCCCGCCGCACGATCATGTGACGACCCGTTATGAGACAAAGAAGCTCGGTGATTGTGCCCCGGTCTGGTACGATTTCGAGATCGTCTGA
- the truB gene encoding tRNA pseudouridine(55) synthase TruB: MARQRKRKGDPVTGWLNLFKPVDMTSTQAVAILKRRFNAAKVGHGGTLDPLADGILPIAFGEATKTVQWAMDAEKEYVFTIRWGISTASQDAEGEATATSDARPTREAVEELLKSYVGTIEQVPPKYSAIKVDGQRAYDLAREGEDFELKPREVDVFEAAVIGMPDADHTVIHVTSGKGFYVRAMARDLAFDLGCEGHISQLRRTRVGNFGAAQAVPISKIEETEDKAELLALLQPVQAVLDDIPQLTITRGEAANVRQGREIQLMPHLVEQWRAERVDDDRAALVICDGHAVAMGEVRAGRFEPARVFVA, translated from the coding sequence TTGGCGAGACAACGCAAGCGCAAGGGCGATCCGGTCACCGGGTGGCTGAACCTGTTCAAACCCGTGGACATGACCTCCACCCAGGCCGTGGCGATCCTGAAGCGCCGCTTCAATGCCGCCAAGGTCGGCCATGGCGGCACGCTTGATCCGCTGGCAGACGGTATCCTGCCGATTGCCTTCGGCGAGGCGACCAAGACCGTGCAATGGGCCATGGACGCCGAGAAGGAATATGTCTTCACCATCCGCTGGGGCATCTCTACCGCCAGCCAGGACGCAGAAGGGGAGGCGACCGCCACCTCCGATGCCCGGCCCACGCGGGAAGCGGTCGAGGAGCTTCTCAAATCCTATGTCGGCACGATCGAACAGGTGCCGCCGAAATATTCCGCCATCAAGGTGGATGGCCAGCGCGCCTATGATCTGGCCCGCGAGGGGGAGGATTTCGAGCTGAAACCCCGCGAAGTGGACGTGTTCGAGGCCGCCGTGATCGGCATGCCGGATGCGGACCATACGGTAATCCATGTCACCTCCGGCAAGGGCTTCTACGTCCGCGCGATGGCGCGGGACCTGGCGTTCGATCTTGGCTGCGAGGGCCATATCAGCCAGCTGCGCCGCACGCGCGTCGGCAATTTCGGCGCCGCGCAGGCCGTGCCGATCTCCAAAATCGAGGAGACCGAAGACAAGGCCGAGCTGCTCGCCCTGCTGCAACCGGTCCAGGCCGTGCTGGACGATATCCCCCAACTCACCATCACCCGCGGCGAGGCGGCCAATGTGCGCCAGGGCCGCGAGATCCAGCTGATGCCCCACCTTGTGGAACAGTGGCGGGCCGAACGCGTGGACGATGACCGCGCCGCCCTCGTCATCTGCGACGGCCACGCCGTGGCGATGGGTGAGGTGCGCGCCGGACGGTTCGAACCGGCCCGCGTGTTCGTCGCCTGA
- a CDS encoding cold-shock protein, with protein sequence MATGKVKWFNDQKGFGFIKPDEGGTDVFVHISAVERSGLRTLAEDQAVSYELYKDERRGKTSAVDLKIL encoded by the coding sequence ATGGCAACTGGCAAAGTGAAATGGTTCAACGACCAGAAGGGCTTTGGCTTCATCAAACCTGATGAAGGCGGCACGGACGTGTTCGTTCACATCTCCGCAGTTGAACGCTCGGGCCTCCGCACGCTGGCGGAAGACCAGGCAGTCTCCTACGAGCTCTACAAGGACGAGCGCCGCGGCAAGACCTCGGCGGTGGACCTGAAGATCCTCTAA
- a CDS encoding helix-turn-helix domain-containing protein — protein MSESKLPSGIDRVVGQRIRWRRRELKLSQEQLGELLSLTFQQVQKYEKGVNRVSAGRLFEIASVMGVNVNYFYDGAEGLLGDGRHQVAEDGPEKGGPAAPVLDAETLDLIAAFRKIEDDSLRKSLLNTVRAAASAFESKQDED, from the coding sequence ATGTCTGAAAGCAAGCTTCCGAGTGGAATAGACCGCGTGGTCGGCCAGCGTATCCGTTGGCGCCGCCGGGAGCTGAAGCTCTCACAGGAACAACTCGGCGAATTGCTGAGCCTCACCTTTCAGCAGGTCCAGAAATACGAAAAGGGCGTGAACCGTGTCTCCGCCGGGCGTCTGTTCGAGATTGCTTCGGTGATGGGCGTGAACGTCAATTATTTCTATGATGGCGCCGAAGGCTTGCTGGGCGACGGCCGGCACCAGGTGGCGGAAGACGGCCCGGAAAAGGGCGGTCCGGCCGCGCCCGTCCTCGATGCTGAAACGCTGGACCTGATCGCCGCCTTCCGGAAGATCGAGGACGATTCCCTGCGCAAGTCGCTGCTCAATACGGTGCGGGCGGCGGCCTCGGCGTTCGAGTCGAAGCAGGACGAGGATTGA
- a CDS encoding RNA-binding protein, with the protein MHLQRRAAMTKPHPKSDVAVTGTEGIPADGGDASVRQCAVTRERLGKEALVRFGLSPDGVVTPDVAEKLPGRGVWIKADRAVLAEAVKKNAFARAFKTAVQVPDGLPDTVEGLLVQRFVGLLGMAKKGGDIVIGFDQVRDALQKRAPGLLLEASDGAEDGRSKLYFLAKGLYSGVEVAGALTSAELGMAFGRERVIHGLVRKGPFAKALKAAYARLAGFRERPELDWFTDQDR; encoded by the coding sequence ATGCACTTGCAGCGGAGGGCGGCGATGACGAAGCCGCACCCAAAGAGTGATGTCGCAGTAACCGGCACTGAAGGAATCCCTGCGGACGGAGGCGATGCTTCCGTCCGGCAGTGTGCCGTGACGCGGGAGCGTCTCGGCAAGGAGGCGCTTGTGCGCTTCGGACTTTCGCCCGATGGCGTTGTCACGCCGGACGTGGCGGAAAAGCTTCCCGGACGCGGGGTCTGGATCAAGGCAGATCGCGCTGTTCTGGCTGAAGCGGTGAAGAAGAATGCGTTTGCCCGCGCATTCAAGACGGCCGTTCAGGTTCCAGATGGCCTTCCGGATACGGTGGAAGGCCTGCTGGTGCAGCGTTTCGTCGGCCTGCTGGGCATGGCGAAGAAGGGCGGCGACATCGTGATCGGCTTCGATCAGGTGCGTGATGCCCTGCAGAAGCGGGCCCCGGGGCTGCTTCTGGAAGCCTCTGACGGTGCAGAAGATGGCCGTTCGAAGCTGTATTTCCTCGCCAAAGGCCTATATAGCGGGGTGGAAGTTGCGGGTGCCCTGACATCAGCTGAATTGGGCATGGCATTCGGACGTGAGCGTGTGATACACGGTCTCGTCCGCAAGGGGCCTTTCGCCAAAGCTCTGAAGGCCGCGTATGCGCGCCTTGCCGGGTTTCGGGAGAGGCCGGAGCTGGACTGGTTTACGGATCAGGATCGGTAG